A window from Citrus sinensis cultivar Valencia sweet orange chromosome 3, DVS_A1.0, whole genome shotgun sequence encodes these proteins:
- the LOC102608037 gene encoding homeobox-leucine zipper protein HAT5 encodes MAGGRMYNQNSSSGGGTSSLSFLIQSQKGSCSNSQNLDASFLSGPSPSPFLGPRSMVSFEDVHLANGSNNRPFFRPFDRDENGDEDLDEYFHQPEKKRRLTVDQVQFLEKSFEVENKLEPERKIQLAKDLGLQPRQVAIWFQNRRARWKTKQLEKDYDVLQNSYNSLKADYDNLFKEKEKLKAEVLTLTDKLQVKEKEGKNTELPVVNKTLSQEPPQISEPVADSAASEGEVCKASVVACKQEDISSAKSDIFDSDSPNYTDGVHSSLLETCDSSYVFEPEQSDLSQDEDDSLSKNVLLPPYVFPKLEETEYSDPPTNSCNFGFPIEDHAFWSWSF; translated from the exons ATGGCGGGTGGGAGGATGTATAATCAAAATAGTTCTAGTGGTGGTGGTACTTCAAGTCTGTCCTTTCTGATTCAAAGCCAAAAGGGTTCTTGCTCTAACTCTCAGAATCTTGATGCTTCGTTCCTCTCTGGCCCTTCTCCTTCTCCTTttcttg gACCAAGATCCATGGTGAGCTTTGAAGATGTGCACTTAGCAAATGGATCCAATAACAGGCCATTTTTCCGCCCATTTGATCGTGATGAAAATGGGGATGAGGACTTGGATGAGTACTTTCATCAACCTGAAAAGAAAAGACGGCTCACGGTTGATCAAGTCCAGTTTCTTGAAAAAAGCTTCGAGGTAGAGAACAAGCTTGAACCCGAAAGGAAAATTCAACTGGCAAAAGACCTTGGCTTGCAGCCTAGACAGGTTGCGATTTGGTTCCAAAACCGCCGGGCTCGTTGGAAGACTAAACAGCTCGAGAAGGATTACGATGTATTGCAAAACAGCTATAATAGCCTTAAGGCCGATTATGACAATCTCTTCAAGGAGAAAGAAAAGCTAAAAGCTGAG GTTCTTACGCTCACAGACAAGCTGCAGGTCAAAGAGAAAGAGGGTAAAAACACAGAATTGCCTGTAGTAAACAAGACATTGTCACAAGAACCACCACAAATTTCAGAACCTGTTGCTGATTCTGCTGCCTCAGAGGGTGAAGTATGCAAAGCCTCAGTTGTGGCTTGTAAGCAAGAAGATATAAGTTCAGCCAAAAGTGATATATTTGATTCGGATAGCCCAAATTACACGGATGGGGTTCACTCTTCACTCCTAGAAACTTGTGATTCATCTTATGTGTTTGAACCTGAACAGTCCGATTTATcacaagatgaagatgatagCTTGAGCAAGAATGTCCTGTTGCCTCCATACGTCTTCCCAAAGCTTGAAGAAACTGAATACTCGGACCCGCCCACGAATTCCTGTAACTTCGGATTCCCCATTGAAGATCACGCCTTTTGGTCATGGTCCTTCTGA